The following are encoded together in the Erwinia sp. E602 genome:
- a CDS encoding MFS transporter: MSIFLEIRQFSPNTCKVLFVQWLTSIGYFSVIPFLVVYLVRHQHLSAEFATLQLSLFLVGQYGATFVGGLMTDRISANFTMKCGLTLQITTYLIFLVAEPVHWIICCLSLSIGISKGLFTPAAKALVAKVSVGSNKVLLFSFRSTVNNIGVAIGSSIGGFFMDADSASFFLTAAASQLIALALLFTLKIQPSETTLLNTEGHSGSVGTKQTLIYLSKKPVFLATCILYIAFSFLYMQLESSFPIFASQQWGAMAVSALFIVNAAVVILLQVIVNVWLNKWLSHWWTIGAGFLAFTLCFSGMGIATELWIFVFIIACYTLGEVTIDPTIDAITSEHVPDSLLGTAYGVLGIAGLIGGVVGNSFAGHFLGVNVANPQGLWTLCGIIAVISLVMALLFSQQKGLTDQSEKKIS; encoded by the coding sequence ATGTCCATATTTCTTGAAATTCGTCAATTTTCTCCTAACACCTGCAAGGTGTTATTTGTTCAATGGCTGACATCCATTGGTTATTTTTCTGTTATTCCATTTCTAGTGGTTTATTTAGTGCGCCATCAACACCTTTCAGCCGAATTTGCAACCTTACAGCTCTCTCTCTTTCTGGTTGGGCAGTATGGAGCAACATTCGTTGGTGGTTTGATGACGGATAGAATTAGCGCTAATTTCACTATGAAATGTGGCCTGACTCTTCAAATAACGACATATTTAATTTTCCTGGTTGCTGAACCTGTTCACTGGATCATATGTTGTTTGAGTCTCAGCATTGGTATCAGCAAAGGATTATTTACTCCAGCGGCCAAGGCGTTAGTCGCTAAGGTGTCAGTCGGAAGCAATAAAGTGCTATTGTTTTCATTTCGCAGTACGGTTAACAACATTGGTGTTGCTATCGGTAGCAGTATTGGCGGGTTTTTTATGGACGCAGACAGTGCCAGTTTTTTTCTAACCGCAGCCGCCAGCCAACTTATCGCGTTAGCGTTATTGTTTACACTGAAAATTCAGCCATCGGAGACTACTCTGCTGAACACTGAAGGGCATTCTGGTTCAGTTGGCACAAAGCAAACTCTCATCTATCTCAGTAAAAAACCAGTCTTCTTGGCTACCTGCATACTGTATATTGCCTTCAGTTTTCTCTACATGCAGCTTGAGAGTTCTTTCCCGATTTTTGCCTCGCAACAATGGGGGGCGATGGCAGTATCTGCGCTTTTTATTGTCAATGCAGCGGTTGTCATACTATTACAGGTTATTGTGAACGTCTGGCTGAACAAATGGCTATCACATTGGTGGACAATTGGGGCTGGCTTTCTGGCTTTTACCCTCTGCTTTAGTGGGATGGGCATAGCAACTGAACTATGGATATTTGTCTTTATTATTGCCTGTTATACTTTGGGGGAAGTTACTATCGATCCAACAATCGATGCGATCACAAGTGAACATGTTCCTGACAGTCTGTTAGGCACAGCTTATGGTGTGCTCGGGATTGCTGGACTGATTGGTGGCGTTGTGGGAAATTCTTTTGCTGGTCATTTTTTAGGAGTTAATGTTGCTAATCCACAGGGATTATGGACGCTTTGTGGAATAATCGCCGTTATATCTCTTGTGATGGCGTTGCTCTTTTCTCAGCAGAAGGGATTAACAGACCAGTCTGAGAAGAAAATCAGTTAA
- a CDS encoding acetyl-CoA carboxylase biotin carboxylase subunit family protein yields MLDKKHMLLLGPTDDYFRKALDCNIDITILTESSRVTAFQYEHARKVLLARLDDFPAVLLAAGDEHTFRAFDFVISFTEYGMEPAAVIAAILLIPGPPLRCSLICRDKLRTRQALASTLANNVPFSKAETTAKVEAFILEHQFPVVLKPRFATGSQQVSILNNLDKLLPELGEEWMVESFAPGQEYSCETFTVNGQHHLVAVTEKKLGGTSGVVEIGHCIHANVANDPELRDWVFTVLDHIGMSDGVGHIEVKRDGNILYLIECHNRPGGDRIWQLVELATGFDMIKACIQLFSNQAVSFPTDYGRCAAITYFQFSAGEVESYQHPFDSPPEWVRWHEWTLYKGMQIPQLMDSFHRHGGFIVDADTPQELEWRILQMLSLTKVS; encoded by the coding sequence ATGCTAGATAAAAAACATATGCTTTTATTGGGGCCAACTGACGATTACTTCAGAAAAGCACTTGACTGTAATATAGATATCACTATTCTGACAGAATCTTCACGGGTTACAGCATTTCAATATGAGCATGCCCGAAAAGTATTATTGGCTCGTTTGGATGATTTCCCCGCCGTATTACTGGCGGCTGGGGATGAACATACTTTCCGTGCCTTTGATTTTGTCATTTCGTTCACCGAATATGGTATGGAACCTGCGGCAGTCATTGCTGCCATTCTACTAATCCCGGGTCCTCCTTTGCGTTGTTCACTGATTTGCCGTGACAAGCTTCGCACACGTCAGGCTTTGGCATCTACCCTAGCCAACAATGTGCCCTTCAGCAAAGCAGAAACTACGGCGAAAGTGGAAGCCTTCATTCTCGAACATCAGTTCCCGGTGGTTCTAAAACCACGGTTCGCAACCGGTAGTCAACAGGTCTCGATCCTGAATAATTTAGATAAGCTATTGCCAGAACTAGGTGAAGAATGGATGGTGGAAAGTTTTGCGCCAGGACAGGAGTATAGTTGCGAGACGTTCACGGTTAACGGCCAGCATCATCTAGTTGCGGTTACGGAAAAAAAACTAGGCGGTACGTCCGGCGTTGTAGAGATCGGGCATTGTATACATGCCAATGTAGCGAATGATCCTGAACTACGGGACTGGGTGTTCACTGTGCTTGACCATATTGGTATGAGCGATGGCGTAGGTCATATTGAAGTGAAGAGGGATGGCAATATTCTATATCTGATCGAATGTCATAACCGCCCGGGTGGTGATCGGATATGGCAGTTGGTCGAGTTGGCAACGGGGTTTGATATGATAAAAGCTTGCATACAATTATTTTCCAATCAGGCTGTATCGTTCCCCACAGATTATGGCCGCTGCGCAGCGATTACTTATTTCCAATTCTCTGCTGGAGAAGTCGAATCATATCAACATCCGTTTGACTCTCCACCAGAATGGGTACGTTGGCACGAGTGGACACTTTATAAAGGGATGCAAATCCCTCAATTGATGGATTCTTTCCACCGTCATGGGGGATTCATTGTTGATGCAGATACGCCTCAAGAACTTGAATGGCGCATATTGCAAATGCTATCTCTTACGAAGGTATCATAA